Genomic window (Pararge aegeria chromosome 22, ilParAegt1.1, whole genome shotgun sequence):
TTAAGCTGTTAGGGTATGGCTGATATACTTAACCCATACCTAATCGTtatctacgcagcatcgtaccagaacgttaAAAAGCTTAACGGTACGTCTCTGTCAGTAGGGTAACTAGTCACGGACGAATTCATTCTATCCAAGTCGTTTAACCTGGACTTTAAGAGCATGAGAACTGTTCTTTTGAGAATTAATATCAAACCACCAATTGCTttaaacttacaaaaaaggtGAAATTTCATTCCTATTGAAGATTTCTGCATGATTGACACAGCACGATGAACACAGCTTGGTCTTAAGTACTAGCAAGCGTTTGACACTGTATGAAGGTCGACATACTGCCTTTGtgtaaaatatgaatatgtAAGTTTCTCCATACtaagtagaaaaataaataaatgtaactaaGTGTAAATGTAATGACACTGATTTTTGACAAAGTTTTAAaggaatgtaaaaaataaaaatatttactaagtAACACCAAAACTATATTGGATAAGCTAAATTAACCATGGATTAATCACTGTTTAAGAAATCGGTGTAACCGTAAAAGGATTCACCCGAGACTTCGTACCTTACTGGCATCGCTATACTTTCTGCCCTAACCTGTTACCGGTCAACCTTCGGGCTATCTTCATCTCTATCACGCCCACACAACCTGCAATAACTCTATCTCGCTCACCGATCTCAGGTCAGACCAAGGTATTACCGTAATGGTACTTAAACACATATTTAAGTAAAGATACTTTTTGCGCAAAAAGTTATGTCTGTGTACGATCTTTCTTCGTCGTAAATAACTAATAGCTACCCGCGATGTTACCTGCTTGAGCATCATAGTCATCATAAATGTTCTTAAGACTATGTAAGTAGAAGAATGAATGGAAAAGTTGCGAACTATGTCTGTAAATTTTGGCATTATGTCATAAAATATGCCGTCCTCTAttatcctcatcatcataaacTGTTAAGAAATCGttgcattaaaaatatgatgattgaattaaatattatatataataaacgttTTTCATTGAGTACATTTATATACAGTACGTATCGGTCaggtttatatataaaaactatttcatttaacattaatatttatttatttatttctgtgcATCGGACATCCCGCCATATCTTCAACGTGCgtgaaaactgaaaaaaataataatagctgcacaattttataataaaaaggcTACATTAGGACAATACACAAGGGTCAGGGTCCTGGGCTCCATGCCGCTGGAACCCTGAAACATATCAGTTGTCTGTTTCACAATACCTGATCATATcataagaatgagaagggtttaggctctAGCCCACTAGGATGGCCAAGGCGGgttagtagacttcacatgcctttgagtgCATTATGCAGAACTCACAGGAAAGCTTTTCTCAtcatgtttttctttattgatacataaataaataaataaactacgacaatacacatcaacatctaaccccaaagtaagcgtaacttgtattatgggcactaagatgacagatgaatatttctatgaataatatacataaatacttagaatgtacatataaacacccaaacaatgaaaaatattcatgttcatcacaccaacattttccagttgtgggattcgagcccacggcctttgacttagaaagcagggtcgctgtccactgcgccggccgtcaaatatattgGGTTGATGGCCAAATGACaaccgcctataaacagagcaacacattgCAGGGCACGCACGCCCCACCAAGTGCCATCAAACTGCCCTGAAAGTGTCATGTGCCAGCACCAGCATCCAcgccattcagaccggaacactgcAATACTGCATGGCGTCAGAAAAAAGCAAGGCTGTATTACTTCCCCGGGCCagctctatttatttatttaattttttttattttataatcattcagtttatttattctttaaaataattgttttataaatataacctaaaataaactattttaaactaattaaaatctaaaacgtcctcgaaaccaccgcagcgaggcacagttcctaagatgctcgctctaggatcaccggtagatatatattttgtttcatatttaatttgttatattattttaagtaaatatcaattttatatacttattatatttgtattggttTATATAGAATtaatttgtctttagttacaaacattgttttatatatctttatatatatatttcttgtgtgcgtgtgtatttcactgaactcctcctagacggctggaccgattttgatgattttttttttgtatgagttCAAGGGGATTCGAGGATGGTTAACATTCACAATTTGGTCCACTGGaaaattatccgcggtacgCAGTTCGCCGGGACAAatagtattatgtatatttacttaagtaatgatatatttattttatgggtttaTGTGCACCACCAAcccattttctgtatttgttttcttcgccattggttgcctggaagaaatcaaaGAAGAAGATGgaagataaggccgccaaattgtctatgttgttttgttatgcttttcttttttttatgtacttcttgtggtgtacaataaaaatatatttattcattcattcattccgcGGGCCAGCTctattacaaaaagctctactgttACGAAAAAAAGTCATGCCATACTTTGGTTAGTATCACAGGCAAACTCCATTAAGTCGCAAAGGTCCAAAAACGTCCGTATCTCGTCTCCCATTTTTCCACAAATCGGAATGGTGTCatgtatgcaggtttccgctAGGCTGCAGAATTGATCGATTTTGTTCtgaaataataagtaggtataaattaACATACAAATATGTATAGTAAAGGATAATTAAAGACAAACTGGCCAACTTATACAATAAGCTATTAAAAATACTTGGCTAgtcaaattttgtttgttaagtACATTAATATTGTTCTTTCattcttttcaaaataattaataaagaattagTTAGCTTTATTTCCTTTGGTATACTTTTGTATAGTTCGtttcataattatattacattttcttttaatttttttcttttcgttttATATTGAACATCTTAATTTAACGTCCGTCGACTAGAATAGTTACTAAGCATGTTGTAGCTACCTATAAGTAGAATCAAATGTGTTTCGAATACCTTAGGCTGTTACGATATGTGTATTACATGTGATTCTGTTGGAGGTGCTttgaataaacaatataaatacattattctactagtcaagcacttttatttgatacccatatagTGGGAGATGTGTTAGGTATTGGTTTAAAACCGTCCTacctttaacaggttagcccgcgtTGACTTTATCATcctttaccatcaggtgaggttgcaatcgagggctaacttgtaaagaaaataaaaaaagctttgtcTAAGAAAGCCGCCCACATAGTAAAAGGTCTTACAGAAGGAGTCGATGCGTAGTCAGGAAGATGACCACAAGCGGGCAGGAGGGTCCATAACATATCTGAAATATAGCATTATGCTAATaatcatattaaagtattaattgtATAACGCAATCGTTCGAAATGTTTACGCGGTTGTAAATATTGCTGTATGTAGTGTTGCAATCGAAATGACTTTgcataaatcaatttttaatcGCTTCAGCATATTTTGATATTGCTTaaacactattttattttttggggtTTAATATCTATGAACTTTATGACACTGTAAACTCTACGTGATTGTTACATTGTGGTACAATTTTTAAACGCTTTAGCATAAGTACTGCtacaaatacttaatattattgttacgGGATCTAAGGGAAGGGTCTATGAGTACGGTGTCAGTTAGGCCAATATAAGATTACGTTCCTTTTGTTAACGCATATGGAACAGTGGGGAATAGCAGTGGTTAGCGGTATGGTCACATAAGTGGGAGGTCTAGGATCAGGTGGGTGATCCGGAGGGGGTATTGTGGGATGTCGTATAGGAGGTTTGGTGGGAGGTCTGGTGTGGTGTCTTGTGGGGGGTCTGGTGGGGGGTCTGGTGGGGGGTCTGGTGGGGGGTCTGGTGGGGGGGTCTGGTGGGGGGGTCTGGTGGGGGTCTGGTGGGGGGTCTGGTGGGGGGGTCTGGTGGGAGGTGGAAGGCTTCAAGGAACATGGTTAGCTACCGCCCTATCGACAAATTTGTGAAGCCgccaagcgttttagcgttccaatacgatgctgtgtagaaaccgatacggtttaagggtttaatattactgcccaTAGAGGTAACCTAGCTACCgccttagactgcattatcactaaccaccagATAGAATTGCAGGctaagtaaaaaaatttaaaaaaacatgcgGGGCAGTATACCGAGCTTATGAAAAACGTTCAGTGGCGACGACGCGCGTGCCTTTTTTTTCTAAcccaaaaagtgctcaacgcgcTTAAAAGAGTTTACAcgtcaaaaaagaaaaaaaaattgaatctaCACTATGTCTGGAAATAAGACGTGATTAAGACGTACGTATACTCACATTGAACGATGATGTTCCACCACATCCCGGTGTATTGATCTATTAAATGATAATATCCGATTCACTCATGTTGTGGTTTATTATGGCAATCCACGCAACGAGGGCTGAGCTGACGACAGGTGTtctaaacatttttgttttatttgctaTATATTTCAAACTTGCCAAATCCGcggtttttactgtttttagcGCTTTTGTAATTAGCCATGAAGATTAGGTGTTTCAaccaatgtttatttttaaatcccgtgCCAATATTTTGTTCTGACATGGAAAGTATCCTTTATCTGTCTCGAGAATATAAACTATATCTAGTCATAAATTAGATGCAGTAAATCAGTAACACACAAACATAACATACAGATGAACTCGTACAGTAACAATATTACCAGTATAAGGAAGCAGTTACCTTCTTGAAAAATCTTTAACACATTGCTAAGCCACtaactaattataaatttaacattgttCATTTTATGTAAATCATTGAGCGCGAGGTAAACTAAGCAACTTGAAGAAAATCAAAAATGAGaccagattaaaaaatattaaatagaattgtataaacaatttatttttatcgcgactttagtttaatttaaaccgtttttgttaataaatgtgaaagtaggTTTAATGGTaattatgaaaagaaaaaacGTCAGTGTCAAAATATTTGATAGAGTTTCAAACCCCTGCCTGTGATCTGTCACCGGTCAACAGTTTTCGCCATAAGGCGtatgttttgttataatttcCTGTTCTACAACCATAGTTACGTGTTTAGTGTAATCAAGTCTATCGTAATAACTAACTAGAACATATTTGGCAACTGATTAGATCGCTCGTGTAAGTTATGATACTTCACAAACTATATtctagtaagtatttttttatgaagttagttgtttttttgtagctttaggttttttACTGTGGTTAAAAAACCTAAAgctttttcattataatttatatttttaaatgcaaaatatttttatttttttaatacaaattaaatctTTTTACAGTAAACTTTTTCTCAACTTActtaaatactgtttttttttaggtttcatAATTTTAGGTTTCACAACTCAAGTTTGGTCACACGTTGAAATAGAAGCTGAAGATTATTTCTTTCCCTTAGAGCCGGtaaggtttttgtttttattttcaactatactaataaaataaagctgaagagttggttttgtttgtttgataagGTTATAGCTATAAAGCTTTATAGTTTggctaatattattttattaataaatactttaaaaaaatataagtcaaTTCAAAGATTGATACAATTTGTTTTAGGTTATCAACTTCTGCAAAATGGCTGACCAGTGCCAGCATGATTTCGTGCCAATTTGTGGGCAAGACTCTTTGGGTATCTCTAGAATGTTTAATGACAATTGTGATTTGTATGAATACAACTGTGATGAGAAAAAACGTAAGTATATCAGCATacatttattcaattatttaattaattacatattgtacacatttgctatgtgtacaatatgtaattaattacaattttgtaaatacttcacaagttatttagatgtataatatttataggttatagttattaggtaggtacatttacatcgcaaaatacctatgtgtaattgtaaaacaaaccaattgttcattgactactgaactcGTATAAACTGTTTCAGTAGTCTGCCTTCCTCAATTATACGggaaaaattacacaacgagCAAATAGTGAGACATTTTAACAAAAGGACATTATTAACTAGGTATA
Coding sequences:
- the LOC120633924 gene encoding uncharacterized protein LOC120633924, translating into MWWNIIVQYMLWTLLPACGHLPDYASTPSNKIDQFCSLAETCIHDTIPICGKMGDEIRTFLDLCDLMEFACDTNQIFTHVEDMAGCPMHRNK
- the LOC120633844 gene encoding uncharacterized protein LOC120633844, with product MILHKLYSSFIILGFTTQVWSHVEIEAEDYFFPLEPVINFCKMADQCQHDFVPICGQDSLGISRMFNDNCDLYEYNCDEKKQYRHVRVDVCKYEAAAVERMEN